A region of the Silene latifolia isolate original U9 population chromosome 9, ASM4854445v1, whole genome shotgun sequence genome:
CATATAtaaccaatttaattatttaactttttttattcttattatgttttgaattaattaagagttagaatcatatttaattattattgttgtatttGTATTAAAATTGCAGGAGGATGACATAATCGCATATTAaaaacattgcatgaaatctcgaaataatggttatgaaacttctttgcaattatcttttgacttgaatatatttttcatttttattgagttttcctctatttttattattatggtGTATGCGTAATATCAAATTTTAGTATGAATATCTAATTAttggtgacatgttacattatatattCCAACCCTTGGAATATTATTTGACAAATTTAATAAATTGTGTACTAAATTGTCTTACATCCTTTCGTGCACTTTATTAGTTTTCCGTGTACTCTTCAACTTGTATTTTATCAATCAGGTTATAAATCAAACATCTTAGTCAACAAACAGATTATAAATCAAATATCTTAATGGAAGTGTTGAAGTTATATGCTCCAAGGAATAAATTGGATCTTTTAATGTGGATCAAGGTAAATATTTTGCATGGTTTTTGATTGGAGTCCCGATGATCATTCTTCAATTCATTGTTTCAACTTTGAATGCTTTtaagcctttaaatcattttttgttttccatcaaatattttcttctaacactcccaatatttcttcgagaaatgtttattttttttgtaatgatttgtatatatttttcttttctcataatcaattgttaagaatattttttaattatcacccTACTTCTcttttttgtctatttttataTTATCAACTCTTTTTCTTTAATTTCTACTTTGGGACGTGCTTTTTACCAAATGCTTCTTATAacttttttaaaaattacaaaataaatgtcATCGTTTAAGGGTAAAATTCTCACATTATTCCATCAATTGCAACTTTTTCCTAATCATAATTATTGCGCACAAGCAAATGAGGTGATAATTAAAAAAATGGAAGTATAATAATACAAATTGTGCATCCTTATTTCTTTGGAATTCATTGGGATAGGCGTTAAAACTTCTCACATGAAAGTTCACCAACAACAAGAGATACATTTTCTCGTGTATCCTCCCAAAAATTGCtcaaataaaatttattttaaaaaatattgaATGCGTATTTATTCTAAAATTTTATTTGTATAAGTCACATGTCATCAACTCCTTGCTAATAATTTAAGTATATCACTTAAGTCTTTCATTATACAAAAatcatttcaataatatttttcCTAATACGTTGGAAATCAATTGAATTTACAAGGACGATGTTGCAAGACCGACAAATCGACAAGAattataaatgtattatttgctgAAAACGTTTAACAAACTCCTttgcatttaagaaaataaacttgtaattttagcctaattagtaagataaacataagttgTATTTTATTATTCATATCGTCTCTAATTGACTAAAGATAATATGTAAAATTCAGTTATAAAATATCATTATTATCCATTCATTTATATGttttacatttcttttttcattagaaTACATTAGGTAATAAGGAATAGAATTACATGTTCAAGTGTCCAACCTTTTGTTTCTTTGCCTGATAAAAATGGGACCAAGGTTCTTAGAACGcaccaaaacaacactaaaaacaatatatcaagtactagAATACCAAAAGCCGTCAATTTTGAGTGAACTGAATAACCAACTTGACAAAGTCAAGCGCCCTCGAAATCCGAGACAATCTAAACaccgtaaaaaaaaaaagcaggGGAACAAAAACGAAAAGGGGACCGACAGTgattaacacaacaagacaacaatcagtaaaaagacaaagacaatgaggaccgtagcaaaataagagtagtttgCAAACTTAATATTCCACTGTTTGAATGcaattttacgtttttccataaTTTGTGTTGACTTTTGCTTCTAGGCTTTGAGAATAAGTTGTTTAAAGTGCTCTGATGAAACACAAGACAATACGATTTTCCATTTAATCTATATGCAATACCAGCCTTCGAAATCAGAGAATGGACACTCGTATGTTCTTTAAAATGAGGGATTCATGGGTTTTGGTGTCATTGTTCAATAAAGAGAGTGTGATTTCCAACAAGCTCCAACTATTCTAATATAATAAATTCCCAAACTTCCTTAGATATAATATATCTTATACTCAGGATCTGTGGCAGGACCCTCTTTATTGCCTTACTTAGGTATCCTACCAACATATCTTCAAGATAATAAACAAGAAGACAAACAAGCCGAATAACACATTCATGAACGATACcgcaaaaataaaagaacaaaaacaataaaactcgtgattttcacgggtcacaaaactagttaattacttaattatctaactaaaagtaagtaattatctaactaaaagtaatctctaaatatcatgtgttacatgcttataaaatacaaaaaataaaaaaatattagtgctaaacacaaaaaacaaattaatacaaactctttattttcctctcataaatttggtattttttttttttttgcaagaaaaggtATATCCTATTCTTATTCATCCATGAAGGGAAAAAGAAAGGAATGGTGTTTCTTACAAAGAAGTAACCAAGTTAAGCATAAATAGAACTTAAATGAGTAGTAACCATCCTACTATCCTTAGTATGCCTATTTAGAATGCGGACTTTGACAGTAAATTGTAGTTGCTTAAGCAAAATAGCCACATCAGTTTCATGACCAGCAAAGATGCGAGCATTACGCTCCTGCCAAACAGTATATATGCAAGCACTAAGACAGCATCTATACCACCCTGCTTTCCAGTGGCGTCTATGCTGCCTAAGACTGCACCAATGCAGCTCCCTCCTCAGATTAGAAGTCCTACCGTTAAGACCCATCCAAGCCAAGACTTTCCTCCATAGGTCCCCAGCAAAAGCACAATAAAAAAATAGGTGAGAATGAGTTTCCATGGCATGCTTACAGAGGACACACCAGTTAGTCAGATAGAGCCCCCGTCTGCATAAACTGTTAACAGTAGGGAGCTTGTGTTGGCCAGCTAGCGTGGCTATGAAGCTGTGCTTAGGGAGAACAGAAGGATGCCAAATCACATGTGCCCAACGAAGCTTTGGATAGTGGTTTCTGATGAGGTCATAAGCTTTATGGACCACAAACTTACCATTCTTTGAGACACATGTCTTTGCTAAAGCCCGCTCAAAGAACACCGCCGTACCAAATTTTTCCAATAACGATCCCGATATGCAAGATACTTCTCCGACTTTCGAGTGTGCAGGTTTGACAGTAGCTGTCCAAATGGTGCCCTGTTTCACAGCATAAGTTTTATGCCACTGAGCCCAAAGAGAATCAGAAGAGTGTAGCAAGTTCCAAATCCCTTTGCATAGATTTGCATTGTTCCAAGAGAGAACTTCTTTGATGTTAAACCCCCCTTCATCCCAAGGTGAGCAGCACATAGCCCAGCTTTTCATATAAATTTTCTGATGATCCACACTGGACTGCCAAAGATAATTCCTGCAAAATTTGTCAATAATTGAGAAGGCCCTTAGGGAGACTCAGGATACTGCACCAATAATTCTCTAACCCAAAAAGAATGGAATTAAGGAGCTGAAGTCTCCCAGCATAGGAAAGTAGGTGACTGGTCCAATGAGTAACAGCATGTTGAATCTTATTAAGTAGAGCAGCATACATAACCATACTGAGCTTGCTATCATTTAGGGGCAATCCAAAATGACCCTTCAGAATAGCCAGTAGCTTGTGTTATCAGAGCCTTGACATCATTGTGAACCCCACCAAAGTAGATTTCAGTTTTATCAGGATTAGCCACTAAACCAGAAATAGAGCCAAACTTATCAAGAGCATGGGCCACAGCTGTGACAGAAGGTACATCACCTCGCACAAAGATCATAAGATCATCAGCAAATATAAGGTGATTGAGCTTGATCCTTGCACATTTAGGGTGGTAAGTAACCTGAGGAAGGGAGCAAATTTGTCTCAGGTATCTGGAAAGTATCTCCATCCCCAAAACAAACAGGTAAGGGGATAGGGGGTCACCTTGTCTCAGTCCCCCAGCCCCTTTAAAGAACCCTACACTTCCACCATTAATCTTCAAAGTAAACCAGGTACTGCTGATGCATTTCATGATCCAAAGAATTAGGGAAATTTAAACTGCGAAGCACACTTTCAATAAACTGCCAGTGAATGGAATCAAAAGCCTTCCTTATATCAACTTTAATTAAGCTCCTGGGAGTGCAGTTGCTAGTACTGTATCCTTTGGTTAGAGCTTGAGATAACATAATATTCTCAAATATATTCCTCCCTTCAACAAAAGCTCCCTGCTCATGGCCAACAAGCTTGGGAAGGAGAGGTTTAAGACGAGCAACCAGGATCTTGCTGATAGTTTTGTAAAGAACAGTGCAGCAAGCAATAGGCCGAAAATCCTTGACAGAGGTAACAACATCTTTTTTAGGAATGAGGGTAAGGACAGTAACATTTGCTTGTTTTGCTAATTTACCAGTAATGAAAAAAGCTTGAATAGCTTTAATAAAATCCTCACCCACCACAGACCAAGCAGACTTGTAAAAACCAGCAGAGAACCCATCATGCCCAGGGCTTTTATTGTTTCCAATAGAAAAAAGAGCCCTCTTAATTTCCATGGCAGTAACAGGAGAACAAAGAGGAACATGATCAGTAGTATCAAGACAAGCCCCTTGGGCAATAAAAGTTTGGTCAAGGTCTTGAATGTGGTGCTGAGTGCCAAGAAGTTCAGTATAGTAAGCAACAAAAGCAGCATTCACCTTATCAACCCCACAAACAGTATTACCATGGTGATCAGTAATCTGCCCCACAATACTTTGTTGCTTCCTTTTAGCAATCTTAGCAAAAAAATATTTAGAAGAACAATCATTGAGATTGATTCCCTGAATCTTAGCTCGTTGATGCAACATTTTCAGTTCAGCCTGTTTTAAAGAAGTGTAATCATGGAGCAACTGAACTTCAGTGGCCTGCAAACCAGTGTCATTAGGAGAAATACTAAGTGCTTGCTGGCAAGTTTTTAAACTGATCTCAGCAGTAGCAACCCTCTGAGAGAGATCAGTGTAGTCCTCCCTATGCAGTAGGACAAGTTCCTTCCTTACAGCAGCCAACTTCCTAAAGAACTGGTAGATAAGGGAGCCCGTGCAATTACTTGCCCATCCACGTGTAACAGAAGGCAAATAATTAGAATTATCAGTCCAACAATCCAGGAAACTGAATTGCTTCCTAACTCTTTGATCCTCAAAAACATTAACCAAAATAGGGGAGTGATCTGAAATCCCAGGGACCAGAACCACAGCATTAGAGCTAGGAAAAATCTGAAGCCAAGTATCATTAACTAATGCTCTGTCTAGCCTTGACCAGACCCTAGTGCCATCATGGTGCTTGTTAGTCCAAGAGTATTCACAGCCATTAGAAATGAGATCATCAACCTTACAGTCTCGCAAGCAATCATTGAAAGCCATAACCTCAGAAAGCTTAGGTGGATTAGGCCCAATTTTTTCAGAAGCAAGCCTAATAATGTTAAAATCCCCAGAAAGAATCCAATTATGACTGATAGTAGAAATCCTCAGAAGCTCAGTCCAAAGAGATTCTCTACCCACAGCAGTATTGCAACCATAAACCAAAGAAATATCCAAATGCTGATTTGTAGCATGATGAAGAAAAGTACAATGAATAACCTGAGCATGAGTGGAGTGAGTAGTCAAGGTAACAGTTTTAGGGTTCCAGAAAACCCAAATCCGCCCATTATAGTGATCCTTATAATTGGTAAGGATAGTATAATTGGGAAATTTCCTAAAAATAGCCCTAGCATTAGCCTCCTTTACATGAGTTTCCAAGAGTCCAAAAACATCCATCTTATACCTTCCCAAGAAAGTTCTCACTTCTTGGTGCTTTAGGGGATCATTAAATCCCCTAATGTTCCATGTAGAGATTTTCATGTTGATGTAGGGTTTATATCAGGGGGCTCTCTCTCCCCAGTAGAAACCACCAAATCAGCTGCCACCAATAATACTTCTATACCATTGGAGTAGGAGTCCCTCTTAGCCTGTAAAATGCACTTAACCTTAGTGCCA
Encoded here:
- the LOC141601883 gene encoding uncharacterized protein LOC141601883, whose translation is MEILSRYLRQICSLPQVTYHPKCARIKLNHLIFADDLMIFVRGDVPSVTAVAHALDKFGSISGLVANPDKTEIYFGGVHNDVKALITQATGYSEGNYLWQSSVDHQKIYMKSWAMCCSPWDEGGFNIKEVLSWNNANLCKGIWNLLHSSDSLWAQWHKTYAVKQGTIWTATVKPAHSKVGEVSCISGSLLEKFGTAVFFERALAKTCVSKNGKFVVHKAYDLIRNHYPKLRWAHVIWHPSVLPKHSFIATLAGQHKLPTVNSLCRRGLYLTNWCVLCKHAMETHSHLFFYCAFAGDLWRKVLAWMGLNGRTSNLRRELHWCSLRQHRRHWKAGWYRCCLSACIYTVWQERNARIFAGHETDVAILLKQLQFTVKVRILNRHTKDSRMVTTHLSSIYA